Sequence from the Osmerus eperlanus chromosome 23, fOsmEpe2.1, whole genome shotgun sequence genome:
cttgggcaaggcacttcaccctacttgcttcggggggaatgtccctgtacttactgtaagtcgctctggataagagcgtctgctaaatgactaaatgtaaatgtaggctcCCCAGAACagtgaggagaaagggggagtcAGCGTTAGGGGAGACTGgggtgtgtgcgagtgtctcAATAGCAGAACAATAGAGGTCTCGCCAAAGTTTAGAAGGTAAAACCCATAGAGCAGAAGCCAGAGAAGGAatgatggaagagagaggaactgGTTAAGACTGAGAACctagaaccttctagaaggttgTGAAATAGAATCATGCAGGGCGGGGGATTTTCTTCATATGCGTCTATATAATGACATGTGGTTGCTTTTTGAACCTTCCATGTACTAACTGCGTTATGCTGAATAAACCATCAAGCCACCTTGAGTTTGAAAGATATTCCGTCTCCGACTATTTTTGAATATCCTTCTGAGGAGAGCTGACTTCTCTTTCCACAACAATAGCAAACATCGAAatctattttttggggggggatatTATTATCATACACACCTCGATAATTTAAACATCCACCAGCAGTAGTTCCAGCAAGCCATCTGCCATCATGGACGGAACAACCCCAGTGACATGATGCATTTCCATCAAGGAAGTCAGGGCACAGAGAGCAGATATCCAAATCTGAGTAGTTGCTGCAGAAATCCTCAATTGTCATCCTATTAAGacaatcattacatttacatttagtcatgtagcagacgcacttatccagagcgacttacagtaagtacagggacattccccccgaggcaagtagggtgaagtgccttgcccaaggacacaacgtcatttttcacggctgggaatcaaaccggcaaccttcaggttactatcccgattccctaaccgctcaaccagcTGACTCCCACAATCATGTTTCAGTCTTTGAAAGACTGGTTTGCGGCAGCGTAATGACATCCTAAAACTGAAACTATTCAATTCACCAGCAAAGTTGAGTTTGTCAGTTATGCTTCCCTCTCTAttatagatgtttttgtcgttttATTAAATTCCATCAAAAAATAAGTGCCCGGCTTGTACAATGTTTCAATAACCCACCATTCACGTttatacatttaataacattaaaCAGTAAACCATGTGGGGTTTCTGTGCTTACCAGAATTCTCCGTCATCCTTCACTGAGAGACATTTCAGACGATCCTCAGGACTCACGTTCTGCCACAAGGGGGACCTAAAAACATAAAATGGTCATTTGAAAAGGCTGAATGGAACAAGGCAGAGGAAGTCTGTCTACAGCTTTAGAGTAAGGCAGAGGAAGTCTGTCTACAGCTCTGGAGTAAAGCATAGGAAGACAACAAAATAGGTGgggcaatttttttttaaattattactAGTGTGTTGTCTTACTTGTCGCTCCAATCCCCGTTCCATTCCCTTTCGCCCCAGGGGTTCCACAGACGCACCAGTTTCACTGGTCTTCCATTTCTCGTGAGCTGAGGAGTTTAAATGAGACAAGCGTTTAGTACTTTAGTAACAGTTTAAGTAGGACATGTTTACGTATTATTTGCAGGTGTGTCTAGTAGGAGAAATAGGTTCCCATGTACAAGCATTACTTTtgtttaaacagttttgtaggACCCTAatggcgtctgctaaatgactaaatgtaaataagataaGATGAACTTTATTGTCCTGAAATACATTTGTCTtgagcacatacagtacagtatatgttGTTTAAAtacatacagctctggaaaaaatgaAGAGACCACTTTTTCTTTCCATTTTAAAAAGTTTGATAAGGACAACTTCAAATCTgccccttctgttcctcactcaaaattgtccttatcaactttttttttaagggaaagaaaaaggtgcagtggtctcgatcttttccagagctgtatacaATATAATACATCAGTTGTGCTATGCTGATAACTTCTAAGACAAATACATACATAAGGTATAAATATAAACTTTTGATACTCCAGCTGTCAATGAAGACTATGAGATAAATCTAGGAATGTCATACATGAATGTTATCTGGTAGCTGCCATTATCATCCATTCAGATCATACTGTACCTCAGTGACACCTGTAACAGTATATGCATGGCCCCTCACTAATCCGTTCTCTGCAACAGTGTTGGCTGATGTTTCCTACAGAGTAAAACAAGCATCAAAACCGATGAAATAAATGGAACAATGTTATTTATTAGACACTGTATACATTTGTGCAAAAAAGGCCATTCACTGTATCTTCAGTGTGTCTTCACAGTTGCTGTATCCAAGTGTCTGCATGAGGTTGTTTTACACTCACCCCTTGAGGAGTACCACACCCCATCAGTGATTTTGCTTGGGCAGCTCTAGACATTAGATCCCATAGGTTAGGGGAGCCTTCTGCAAGCTGGATACACAAGTGGATCCCGCCAGTAAAATCCACCAAAGCCTCAGAGGGCGTCCCTGCATTCATGTCTGCATAGGAGCCACAAACTCTGGCAAAAGAGTACATACATTATGACCTATGAATACAATGCAACCGTGTTGTTATCCAAAACACTtggttaaatgactaaaatacTTGGTTTACATACTTGGCGTATGCCTTCTCCACCAAAGCAGGCCAAAACTCATTTGGAGTTTTGGATCGGACAAAAATTAGATTGCCGTCAATTGTCGGTAGCTTGTCATCAATCAAAACATCCTCCCACTTTCCAAACCTCCAGAACTGAAAGATAGGAGAGAACATTTATTTTAAGATTTTATTTTCATCAGGGTCTCCAAAAATATTGGAAGACCCAAATGGTTGTGCAACAGCCACTGAGCCCAATGATTTGGATGAAGATTAATGAGAAATCCCTGAATAAATCCTTGAATAACCATAACACTAGGTAATATGGCACtagaaatataatatatatacatatatttatatataatatatattcaaGATATTTGAATAATAACATGTCTTGTTTCAAATaattctgttgatgtttccaaaCAAATCTGAAAGGAAATTATGATTATTTGAGAACTTTTTAGTGTCATCTATTTTAGGTATTACATTGATGAGGGttttgcaacaacaacaaaaaatggccCCCCAAAAATGTTTACCCGCTGTTGATAAGTGCTACAGTAAAGAATCATTACATATCTAGTGCTATGAATGACAACAACATGACTTTGCTTAATTATTTTTTATTCCTGTTAAAATATTATCAGACTTTACCCTGAAATGGAATATTCCACAATATTCTTGTTGAAATGATTGATTGAGAGGCACAACTTGTTCCAGGATATGCTTTTGGAATGTCAGTGCCCCAATGGAGGCAAGGAACCAGCAGTTACCTAAACAAGGACAAGGAATGAGTCAGTAAGTACAACATATTGCATTTAAACAGTCAGTGTTTGtgatgtaaatgtatttgaaaAGAATAATCAGATCCACCTACCAACTATGCCTTGCCCAAAATCAAATCTTGAAATTCCATCAACAATAAAAGAGGGATTCTGGGCAATTCTCTGAAAGTGAGGAATTGATCATTGAGACTCAGATTCCATGCCCTTCACAAACAATGAGAGTAGTAGCCTACTATTACTTTGTGGATGTTGTGCTGTGTAACGGCCcaagtcaaggtcaaataacTTACATGTGGCCTCAGCCACTGCACTCTTCCCATGTCGGAGGGGGACAGTAGTCCTTCGCCAATTGAATTATGGTCTGGGGGAAACATGTCATCGACAAAGCGAACCTCCCGAGCAATACAGTACTGCTTCATCTGTTCAAAGTCTTGGTTGAGGAATTTCAGGGGGTTGGCAAGGCTACCACGGCCATCTTTCTTGTGGCGCTCTTTCATGATATttagacacacaccaggaggaGGCATTGTTGCAGAAAGGTATCTGTGCAAGGAGGGTAAAATGTGATTTGTTAAATAGACGAATACACTCACTTAAAGTACTAATACCTGTATTTAAACTATGAGCATGATTTCAAAGTTTTCACCGGCAGTCAATGTCTATAGCAAAAAAAACTCAGTtgacgggctagtaatccgaagccgaaggttgccagttcgcttcccggtcatgccaactgacgttgtgtccttgggcaaggcacttcaccctgcttccctcgggggaatgtccctgtacttactgtaagtcgctctggataagagcgtctgctaaatgtaaatgtaatgtatcagGTTGTTCGCACTCTGTTTTTCAATTGTTCTGGTTTTAAgtttttctgtaaaaaaaaaatcgttTAAAAGGTACAATAGATACAATTTTTGAGTAAGATGATCGGCTCAGTAAAGGCGAACAGATTCATTGACGTGAGAAAAAAGttttaaaaggttgaaaaaataatttTTGAAAGATTGGaacaatattttcaaaaaaggttttggagaagaaaaaaacatctataaaggttttgaaaggtggaaagaaaggtttaaaaaaatacGTTAGCATCACTGATGAGTAGCCTACTTGAGTACTAGCTTCTCTGCTGTGCTTTACTCTGTTATAGGCTTCTCGGTTCTCATCTAACCACTACTTCATATTCTCTTCTTTCACTGTGTATGTGGAAAAAAAACGTTTAGTAAggttaaaaaatattttcgaaaaaaagtgTGACTACGGGGGAGATTATTTCACGTTCATGTGGATGATGGCAATAGGCTACGTTTGTTGACCATAGAATAGATTTTATTTTTCTCAAACTAATTTTGCTTATGATTACTCTTCAAAACATAATGTCATtgcaaaatgtatttttctgtgCTCCAAATCTTCTATTGCTCGCTCAGGAATGAGGCACAAATATAACGTCATTATGAAAGCGAAATAATGCAGTGCATGGTAAACTGGTAGACTAACTTATAAAATAACCAGACGTGAACTCAATTATTCTCCAAATGAGCGTTTGCAACAAAGCAGAACATATTTCGTTGTAATATTGCAAGCAATATCTTTGCAATTTGCAACGCTGCAGTTGCAATTTGCATGCAATTGCAAAGTTGTAATTTGCAACTTCATGCAATTTCCCCCTGGGATCAATAAAGTAGTATTCTACTGCCAACTTTAAATGATGCGAAATATCTTACCCCAGATGCTTTGGAAAAGACGAATAGATAGAACTCCAGTCTTCAGACAAAACAAAAGAGATGCAAGCTGCTGCTTGTGTATGTATAGTTTACCTTACAGCGCCTGAGGTGGTTCTTGTGACGTCAGGCTGACTGATTGTTGTGTACATGGAGCTAATTTGCATATAAGCAACGTGTGGAGGATGCAATAGGAAACTTTATACATAGTACTGCAGCATTTAGAACAGCCCAAAACATTGAAACATGAAAAATTGCTTTTTATTGATTTCTCCACTGCTTATAATATTCAGCCACAGATTTTAGTTAGGAAACTTATAAATGATTTTAGCTTGGTTTCTGGTGTTGCAGGATGAATTTGAGATACCCTCgtgcagagaacacagagagagtgaaagggaatTATTGTTTTTTCGGAAGGGCTGATGTCATCCACTGGGTCACCTCAAGGATGTGTCCTCTACTTTCGAATTTCTAATACATTCAAAAAAgttttaaatgtacatttatCAAGTTTCATGGCAGGAATTTCACTTCAACAACACACCACAGGCCTTGACTTGAGGGATGTGTTTTCTGAGATGCAGGATCAAACATGAGGCAACGACTTTAACAGGGAGCATGTCTCAACATCGATGTGGGGGGACGGACAGTTCACAATCTAACAGACTAATGTATAagatgtcaggtggctgagcggttagggaagcgggctagtaatcagaaggttgccagttcgattcccgggccgtgcaaaaatgacgttgtgtccttgggcaaggcacttcaccctacttgcctctggggggaatgtccctgtacttactgtaagtcggcgtctgctacatgactaaatgtaaatgtaatgattgGTCTTAATAGGATGACAATTGAGGATTTCTGCAGCAATTACTCAGATTTGGATATCTGCTCTCTGTGCCCTTGATGGAAATGCATCATGTCACTGGGGGTGTTCCGTCCATGATGGCAGATGGGTTGCTGGAACTACTGCTGGTGGATGTTTAAATTATCgaggtctgctaaatgactaaatgtaagatcCTCTATATCATCTCAGCGCTGTCGCCTGAACGACCAAGAGAAATCCCAGGACAGAGTGTCTGGGTGAAGGTGGTCTGGACCCTGGAGGAGGGTCACTGTGTCAGAGTCGACACTGTAGAAGGAGTACCTGCCTTGTGATCCAGgttaccccccctctctatatATTACAGTGTGATAATGTATAAAGCACTACAGTGATGCAGGTGATGGTTTTTACTGTAATCAATATGCAGCCTAGATAATAAGTTTAATCTATAAATCTGTCTCTTACTGACAACACAAGGGGAAGCGATTTAGCTGGAGGCCTGAGAAACGTGGTCCGTCCCCCCTCCTCATTGTGTCACTATGTAGAACACGTTTTATCTGATGTCTCTAACACTGAGACAACAAGAGTACAAAGATTTACCTGGAGGCCTTACTTACCCGTGGACACTTTTTCTGCTTCCAACTTGTCAACTTTGAGAATTAACTGCTGGCTCACTTGTGTGTCTGCAGTAAGCtttcatttgtgtgtttgtgttgatgatTATAAGTACACATTAGGATCCACAAATTGTTAGTTAACACATACTTTATTTTGTATCCCCAATACTGTtgcaagccacagacaaaaccAAGGCTAAGACGCACACAATTCCGGAGACTCGCGACCAAAAGAGGGTCAAAAGCACGTgcttataatgaacaaataacaACATTCAAATGGGTTGCAGCCGTGCAGAGCGGGAATTGAGAGATTTCTTAAAGTGACGGCGCCCAAACTCGCCGCGAGGCGGCTTCGGATCCCTGGGGCTGCCACAATACGCCCACACCTAACTCTTTTGAAAACATAAGACATTTGCATTTAGCAAGTTTTATGGCAGGGATTTCACTTCCAAAATAGTACAGTAAACACCCACAGGTCTTGACTTGAGGGATGTGATTCCTGAGACGCAGGATCAAACATGAGGGGACGACTTTAACAGGGAGCATGTCTGAACATCGACAGAATATCTTTACTTGTCATTGTAGCCTATACTGTACAACGAAATTGGAGGCAATTGATGTGGGAAACTGGCAGTTCCAAATCTAAAAGATAATTGTATAAGATCCTCTATAACATCTTAATCATCTCAGCGCTGACGCCTGACTGACCAAGATAAATCCCAGGACAGAGTGTCTGGGTGAAGGTGGTCTggaccctggaggaggggcACTGTGTCAGAGAGGAcactgtagaaggacagagtacCTGCCTTGTAATCCaggttatcccccccccccccctccatataTTACAGTGTGATAATGTATAAAGCACTACAGTGATGCAGGTGATGGTTATAAATCTGTCTCTTACTGGGGACACAAGGGGGACCGATTtagctggaggcctgaggaaggCATTTCACTTCAACAACAGTACAGTAAACACGCCACAGGTCTTGATTTGAGGGATGGGATTCCTGAGATGCAGGATCGCACATGAGGGGACGACTTTAACAGGGATGTCTCAACATCGATGTGGGAAACTGACAGTTccaaatctaaaacaatatgaTCCTCTAAGCAGTACAGTGTTGCCGGTGGTATATTTACAGTCATCATTATAACACGTTTAAACTAGTCTCttacactgaggacacagggggaacagatttaccTGGAGGCCTAACGCTTGCCCATTTTGTCTCTTTTGAATGCATTTGAAATGTGCATAAGATGTCTTGACGTGGTGTAATTGTCAGGGATTATTCAACAGTAGTAAAGTCCCTACCTCTCCGGTTCTACTGGAGGGGTGTGATTCCTGACAGGCAGGACCAAACACGAGGAGACGATGTCAACAAAACAGGTTGTCACGCACACGGCCATGCccctgcttaacccttgtgctgccttcgggtcattgtgacccaccttttgcaccacgactgtgggtcacaatg
This genomic interval carries:
- the LOC134009567 gene encoding calpain-2 catalytic subunit-like → MPPPGVCLNIMKERHKKDGRGSLANPLKFLNQDFEQMKQYCIAREVRFVDDMFPPDHNSIGEGLLSPSDMGRVQWLRPHRIAQNPSFIVDGISRFDFGQGIVGNCWFLASIGALTFQKHILEQVVPLNQSFQQEYCGIFHFRFWRFGKWEDVLIDDKLPTIDGNLIFVRSKTPNEFWPALVEKAYAKVCGSYADMNAGTPSEALVDFTGGIHLCIQLAEGSPNLWDLMSRAAQAKSLMGCGTPQGETSANTVAENGLVRGHAYTVTGVTELTRNGRPVKLVRLWNPWGEREWNGDWSDKSPLWQNVSPEDRLKCLSVKDDGEFWMTIEDFCSNYSDLDICSLCPDFLDGNASCHWGCSVHDGRWLAGTTAGGCLNYRDSFWTNPQYRLKIEGLDEDCAEKQGEKNMLVSLMQKPDKRNRRLVKTLHIGFSIFEVPEQYKRLEGKFPASFFATNAPVGQSKNYLNAREVMELFRLKPGEYLIVPSTFKPNETASFILSILSKAETNIHENSDGHDHMEVTKPKPMENEDNEDNKNKKTLFRQYSDKYEEVDAELLQKILNDNVLKGQTNNGGFSLDSCRSMVALMDTSITGKLNSAEFLRLLRKVNMFQDIFFATDVSLTGTLSLSELRNAIMASGMTVSDGMLNLMAVRYGGSSGNMSLESFISLVLRLDCMAKIFRQLSEGSTMSLQESEWMYMSMYT